Part of the Methanobacterium paludis genome is shown below.
CTTAAGGGCTTCTGATATTATTTTGGATAATGGGTTTTGGTATTTTCCTATTGAGCGTAATGCTTCTAGGGAACCACCTTTTTCCATAGCTTTGTTTACGTCCCCCATTATTTGGGGCAGTTCCACTTTGGATATTTTTCGCATGTGATGAATTTTCTCTAAGGAAGATGCGAGACCGTAAATGCCTATAACGGTTATTACATAGGTTATAATTCCTCCGTTTTTGAACATCTCCATTATAGTTCCAAAAGCACTGTTAAAAAATTCTAATATCATGTTATCTCCAACTTTATCTTGTTTTTGCTACTGTTGCCCATGATTTCCTGACAAAATCGGGCAGATCCTCGTAAGAGGTTTTCTTTAGAAATGCAATGGTTTTAGGGTCGCTGGGATAGCCAGATCCAATTTCTTTAAATTCTTTCCTTATTTTTTGGACTTCACTGTCCCTTTCAACCTTTGCAACAATTGAAGCCGCTGAAACAATAACATACTTATCATCTGCTTTGTGTTCAGCCACTACCTCAAGATTTTCTTTGTATGTTTCAATTTCAGCCTTAAATCTCTTTGGTTTTACGTCTATACAATCTATTATGGAGATATCAGGTTCTGAGTCTCCTATGATCTTTTTCATTGCGATCTTCTCAATTTCGTTGAGGTTCACGTCCTTCGACCTCAGAAGGTCTATGTCCTGGGCTGTTATTTTCACAGGATAACATTCTGCGATTTTTTTTATCTTTCTTGATAAAACTATCCTTCTTTTTGGAGATAACTTTTTTGAGTCCCTTAATTTCAATCTTTCAAGGTACTTGACTCTGTTCTCTTCGATTGCAACTCCACATACCACTAAAGGACCAAGTACAGATCCTCTTCCTGCTTCATCTATACCTACTATTTTCATTTTTAAGCCTGTAAACCTTATTAAGCATTGCTTTTTTAATAATATGTTCTTATCTTAATTTTTTAATCAATGATCTGGAATTATTCAGAATTATATTTAAATTAATCTAAAAGTTTTTTTTTATTGGTCTAAAGATTATTGATCTAAAATTAGTTCAAAGTAATCCACCAAAAAATCAGGATTTAATTAGAAAAAAATATTTTTAAAAAAGTCAAATAACAAAGTCAAATAATTCTAAAAAAAGTTGGATTAAAAAAAGCGGGATCGTTCTAAAAAAATAATTTTTTAGAAAATAAATTTAAAAAATTAAAAAGTTTAGGAATTAGTTAAACACTCATTTCATGGCTTTTAAACGTACCTCTGGCTCAAGTGCCCTTGGTTCTGCAGCTACTATTGCAGCACCTTTAGCAACAACGGTCATAGGGTCGTCTGAAATTTCCACTGGGACTCCAACTTCTTCGTATATCCTTTCTTTTAATCCTTTAAGTTGGGATGTTCCTCCCACAACAACTGTTTTGTTGTAGACACCGGATATGAGCTCAGGTGACATTCTCTCAAGTACCAGTGCTAATGCTTCGATAAGCCTGACCACTATAGGTTCTGCAGCATCTGCAACCAGTTTGGAATCTATCTCTACTTTTTTAGGTTTGTTGGTTTCCATTGATTTTCCAATGGCTGCTGTTTTGGTTGGCTCTATGGTTGCTGATGAATGAACCATTCCAACATTTATCTTGGCCTTTTCAGCTTCATGGATTCCTATTTCAACTTTGTAAAGTTCTTTGACTTTATCGACGATGTTTTTATCTATGTCATCTCCACCGTTTCTTATGGTTTCAATGTCTGTGATTCCACCGAGGGATATGACCACTATGTCACTTGAACCTGCACCGAGGTCGATCACCATGGTACCTTCTGCCTCTGCAATTGGGAGACCTGCTCCAATTGCTGCTGAAAGTCCTTCGCTTATGACTAGAACGTAGTTAGCCCCTGCTTTTTTACCTATGTCTTCGACTGCACGTTTTTCAACTTCTGATGCGTCTCCAGGTATGCCCACCACTATCCTGTCAATGCTGTCTATGGCATCGTTTGAACCTTTATCCATTGCATAAACTAAAAGAGCTTCTGCTTGAGATATACTTTCAATAACACCTTTTTTGAGAGGCCTTACGGCAATTATGTCTTCAGGGGTTCTTCCTAACATGGCCTTAGCTTCTTCACCTACTGCGAGTACGTAGGTAGGGTCTTCTTTTTTAACAGCCACTACTGATGGTATTTTGTATAAGTCAAATTTGTCACCGGATGGTTTTGCAACTACGGTGTTTAAAGTTCCTAGATCTATTCCTAAAGTGTTTGTTAAACCTTTTTTCTTAACTTCTCCTTCTACTTCTTCTTCCTTTTTTCCAAAAAGATTGATCATTTTATTCCTCCTTTAAAATCTTACTAAACTCTATTACGAATATTTTGTTTAATTTTGCAATTTCCTTGATCTTTTCGATGTAAACTTGATCAGTAGATATTAAAACGGTTGAAAGAGCAACATCCGCCATTTTAAACAACGGATCAATGGTACTTCTGACAAAAGCAGGTAATTTGCTGGTTATGTAAACATCTGTTTCTATAAAACCGGTGGTTTTATCTTCCAATAAAAATGAAAGTTTAACCCTATTTTTTTCACAGTCTCCCATGAATTTTTTTATGGAGTTATCAGGTCCAACAGTTAACATGAGGTTTGGCTCATTGAGGACATAATAAGGTGCTATTTTAAGATATGAACCTCCATTTTCCTTGCAGATTAAACTTAATTCTCTTATTTTGTTTATATCTCCGTACAGCAGGATGAAATCAAATTTTTTTGTCACGAATGATTCCTTGGTGCTGATGTGCTCCCTGCAAAGGATTTTAACCCGTTCTTTATCTATTATGGCCGCATATGCAACGTTGTTGACCATTTCTTCGTTACCGGCTATTACACACCATATCTTATCTGAATCCGGCATTGTAGAAACTTTTGCAGCTCTTCTCAAGGTTTTAATTTTATTTTCTATCATCAAACCACTTCTCATGTGGATATAATTATGTTTATTACGATGAATTACCTATGAATTGTAAATATTTAAGTGTAAATATCTGGGTTATTTAGTACAATACAGTTCAATACAACACTAATTTACAACACAATTCTGATGGATTTTTTAATTAATATATTCCTATGCTAAATATTCTATACTAAATTAGTTCTACTATGTTTTATTAAATAAAGTTACGGATGAATTAGTAATATTAGTATCACTTTAATCTTTACGAATAGTAATTATCGTTAAAGTTTTACTAATTGCTAGTTTACTAAGGTTCTGTTAATAATAAATGAATTGGTTCTTTTTCATTACTTACCATATATATTTTTACAATTTCCAGTTTTAGGATATGAAGTGAATTTAATCCTTCAAAATTCTTAAAACTCAGTTAATGTCGTTATAAAATTTAATACAGATTTAATTAATAAAAGAACACTCAATATAAAACTCAAACATCTTATTCAGATTATATTTAATAGGGATTAAGACTTTCAGTTGATAAAGCAATACTTGAAAATTAATAATAATTTCTTCAACCAATTATTTATCTCTCAATGCAAATATATATAAATGTTTTAAGTTATTGAGTTTTCATTATTTAAGTTTTCTATCCGTAATATTCTGTTTAAATTGGTAATTGTGGGATATGACTACTAAAAATGTTACATATAAAATAATTTGATATGATCAGTTTAACGATGTTTATAGTTCCAAACAACATTTGTAAATATCGATAACCATTTTAATAGGTTCTAACTAACCAAGATAGTTTGATATTAAAATTTTTGATAAATAATTAAACATTGAATAGTTGTATTCTATTATATGAATACTGGTTATTCATGTATCCTTAAAATGATTTTTAGGATTTTTTTTAAAACGATTGAATTTGATCAAGTTGATAAAACCGTGATAATCATGTTTGTGGAAGGAACTTTAAAAAAAATAGGAATATTGTTAACATTAGCAGTTTTACCCTTCTTATTCGGTTATTTCCTGGTAAGTTTTGTCCTATTCTCACTTATAGCTCTTTTAATGCAGTTTTTTAGAGATCCGAAACGAAAGATACCTTCACAGAAGGGTGTAATTGTTGCGCCCGCAGATGGGAGGATATTTAAAGGAAAGATAGATAGGATAGAAACGGTTGAATATGATGATATCCTTATGAAACATATTTTAAAGAAGGGTGAGAAGGGCATCCGTGTAAGTACGTTTATGTCACCCTTTGATGTTCATGTACAAAGGGTACCTGTTTCAGGTGAGATCGTGGAAACGAAGTACTGCCCCGGCAAATTCAAGATCGCATCAGGAAACGTTCAAAAGGAAAACGAAAAGAATTTAATAGTGATAGATTCAGAGTATGGAAAAGTGGGAGTAATCCAGATAGCAGGCTTTGTAGCAAGAAGGATAGTTCAGTACGTCAATGTAGGGGACAAAGTTGACAGGGGTGACAGATTAGGGATGATACGGTTTGGATCCCGGGTTGATGTTATAATACCCGCTGAAAAATTCAAACTCCTGGTCGTAGAGGGTCAAAAACCAAAGGCTGGAGAAACCATTGTTGCTAGATTAATTAACAATAAACAATAATAAAGGAAAAAAACTGATAAAATGAGCTTAAATATGAATATGAAGAATTATATTTCTTATGCAGATTTAGTTTCTATTGGAAACGCTTCTTTTGGGTTTCTTTCAATTTTAATGGTGGTAAATGGTAATTTGATTTTTTCTGCAATGTTTATGCTTGTTGCAGTTATATTTGATTCATTGGATGGTTGGGTTGCAAGGAAGACTAAAAGAGATGATGAGTTTGGATTTGGAAAAAATATTGATTCCTTGTCTGATGTAATATCCTTTGGTGTTGCACCGGGAATGCTTCTCTATTCTGCATGCGTATCGTATAGTATACCATACCTTAATATAGTAGTAGGTCTTCTAATAGTTATATGTGGAATATTAAGACTTGCAAGGTTCAATGTGCTCACAGATTCAATTAATGGTGTTGGTGAAAAATTTGTGGGATTGCCCATACCTTCAACAGCTTTGATCCTGGGATCATTTTATCTTTCAGGTATCTTCAGGATGGATGTTGCACTGGTAATAATGGCGGTGATATCTGTGCTTATGGTAAGTACAGTTGAGTATCCAAAATTTAAGAAAACAAAATTTGTTGCAGCGGGTAGTGTCTTGATAGTTTTGACATGTTTACCCCCAAACATTCTATCTGTAATTGCAAATCTTCCCGCAAAACTTTTATTCGTTGCCGCATTAATGTATTTATTAGCAGTGCCGTTTATGGATTTATACGCCAAGCTTCACAGAAGTGGTCCAAATGTTAGATAAAATATTAGGAAAAAAGGATAACGACAAAAAAGATACCCCTGATCTTCATAAAAATGGAAAGAAATCTGAGTCAGATATGGGGGGACGACTCAAGGATATGGTAGGCAAAGTATCCGTGAAAGCAAATGATACCTTTAATGGGAAAGATGAGAACAAAGGTTCATCTGATAAAAAGATACCGAGACCAATGCCTAAACCAAAACCTAAACCTCTTGATAAACCTAGATTAAGATCTCCTGAGACTAAGAAAAAGTCCGGATTTGGGGGAGGAGGTTTTGGAAGGAAGATCCCTGATGATGACGATCAGAGAACATTGGTAGGGGCAGCTGTTGTAGGAATTATTCTTATAGTACTTGGAATAGCAGCTTACTATTTCATATTTTATTCACCGTATCAAGACTCTTTGAACAATGCAAAGATGGAAAAGATCAACGAGACCAACTCGTATTTTACAGGACCTTTAGCAACGGATTCTAAAAAACTGACACTTTTAGCTCAAATTGATGCTGGAGTCACGCCAGAACAGGTGCTTGCAGTTGATGTCATGGGACCTGCAACATCTTCATGGAGAACGTATCAGAAGCAGCAGATCGTTAACAAGACGGATCCCTATGGACGGGTTATGATAACGTACACTGCAAATGATCAAAAGAACCTTCTTATGAACAATTCAAGTGCACAAACAATAGTTAATGAAGCAGATGCAAGTGTTCTGTCTAAAATGGAGATAAATACACCTGATACAGTTGCAGTTCCAATAATGATCTCCCGTTTACAAGCTGCAGGTGGTCTTATAAATGTTGGTGATTCAGTTGACGTGTATTTAAATACAAATGCTTCTACAAGCTCAACCAACGAAAGCAATCAGACATCTAGCAGTGATTCTCCTAACATAAGTGGAGCGACGGTTCTTGCAATTTTAAGGGCAACGGACAGTGGAGCTATAGATGCTAACTTGACGGAAGCAACGGCCAGTTCGTCGGGTTCCGGTTATATGGCAACCCAATCTTCAAGCACTGATGTTGAACAGCTTTTAAGAGCTGCATCATCCGGAACATGGAACGATTCACAGGTAAGTGCAGTTTTAAGTTCATATGGATGGAAATTATCTGACTTTGAGAGAGAATCCAATTTAGGTGACCTTGATGCAGAGTATTTAATAGTACTCGAAGTTCCAAGGGAGAATGCATTGTTCCTCATACAGAATATGAATAGTGTAGTATTAACTGTTCCAACGTCGAGTGCACCAGAGTGGATGATTACTGAATTAAAATCGATCTATGGCTAGACGAAAATGTGTTGGCTCATGATTAACTTCAATCATTAGCCAATGTATTCTATTTTTCTAATTTTTTTCTTCTAAGTTGGAATCTTTTGTTACAAATAGAATATTATTAATATTATTTATGATCATAAATTTATCAGATCATAAAGATCATCTACTATCAAGTTGATTAAGTGAATAATCATGCTTGTGTAGTAGAATTAAACCAGTTGATCTAACTAAAGTTGATTCCTTATAGAGAGATAAAGTTTCAAAGAGGATGGTTTGTTTATGAAAATTTCAACCCTTTTTGTGGTGCTGGGTTTGGTAATAATCTCACTTTACTGTTTTATGGAAGTGGATTATTATGTGTCCTACCAGGAAATAACTAAAAATACATCAGATGTTCCATATGTAACCATATCAAAAATAGGGCTTGAACAAGCCATAAACAACAAATCAATAAATTATGGTGTTTACCATGAGCCTGCATCAGCAAACCCCGGCTCTGGAACTGTTATATTATTTGGACATAGAACACTGCATGGATCACCATTTTTGAACCTTGATAAACTCACGGCCGGGGACAATATAACTGTTGAATGGCCAGGAATAGGGGATGTTGATTACACAGTCATGAACTCAACGATCGTGCCGGCCTCGTATAGGATGTCGGTGGATCAGGGCAATGTACTCTTCCTCATCACATGTTATCCGTTGGGTTCATCTGCCCAAAGGTTGATAATAGAAGCTAAACAGGGAAGTATTTATCCAATTCAAAAAACAGAGCAAAAAGCCAATCCTCAAGCACCTTATGCTCCATTAATAATATTAGGGTTCTTTTTAGGAGGAACGTTTTTGAGCTATATCTACCCTGTTAAGGATGAAAGGATCATAATATTCATAGCAATTATAGCATTAACACTATTTTTGGTTGTTGAATACTTCTTCCAGTTACCTACAGATGGCATTGAATCCGCATTATCAAATATAAATAATTTCTTGGGTGTTTAAATGGATGTAAATGAACAGTACTTTAACAATATTTCAGAAAGAGAAAGAGCCATATTTGAAGGTGCAATCACAATGGGTGCATTGTTCCACCAGTTCGTTGGAACTCCTGTAAACACTGAAAATGCAGCTACACTTGAAAGGTCAATAAAAGATGCAATGGAACTTCAGCCGTGTATAAAAAAGGTTGAAGTTGTAATAAACAAAGAAATCCTTGAAAAAGTTAAAAATGAATATAGCTACGTGTCTCTCACAGGGGACATGTTGGACGTGAAAGTTGTAGCTGAGTACGGTGATAGAAAAGCTTTTATAAGACTCAGATACATTGAAGACCTTAATTACCCGTTAATGTACGTTGAAAGGATTGAGTAATTAATTTCTATTTTATTAACTAATTTTTAATTAATCTAAAATTATATGGTTATAACTGCTTTTGCTGCTGATAATATATTACTGCGCAGGTTATATTTTGATAGACTATATCAGAGACAGTTTCATCCAAAAAACCATAGAAATGATTAGGGAAATTTTTATCCTCCAAATATAATTTTAATTTAAATTTTTTTATTTAATATATTTTAGCAGATTTATAGATAGTTTTTTAGATTTTAGTGCAGTTAATATTATTAAATGAAATAGGTTTTCATTAAATTGATAATAGGTTTGATAACCTTATTAATACTGCATCTGGTATTTTTTAACAATTAAAATCATATTACCTATATTATCTGTAATCTCAACATATGTTGTTGATTCTCTCAAGTTTTGAGAATCACTAAGATTTGCTTACAATTTTTATATGAGCATATGCATACACAATATAGAATTTAAAATTAGGGAATGAACATGATAACAGTTAATAAGAATTTATGCAAAGGATGCAACATCTGCACAGAATTCTGCCCTCAAAAGGTCTACGAGCAGTCTGAAAAACTTAATAAGAAAGGAATTCGGTTGCCTATTCCAAAAAATGAGGAAAAATGTAAAAAATGTGGGTTATGTGCTTTGATGTGTCCAGATCAAGCAATAAAAGTAGATGAGAAGGATGAAGACTGAACGATTATTTATACAGGGCAACGAAGCCTGCGCAAGAGGGGCCATAAAAGCGGGCTGCAGGTTCTTCGCAGGATATCCAATAACTCCCTCAACAGAAGTAGCAGAAGACATGGCTCTTTTCCTTCCGAGGGAAGGAGGATCATTTATACAGATGGAAGATGAGATTTCAGCGTTGGGGGCGGTTATAGGTGCTGTTTGGGGTGGTATGAAAGCCATGACAGCAACATCAGGACCAGGTTTCTCCTTGATGCAAGAGCACGTAGGTTATGCAGCAATGACAGAAACGCCGTTAGTTATAATAAACATGCAGAGGGGCTCACCATCTACGGGACAGCCAACAAGAGCATCCCAAAGTGACATGATGCAAGCAAGATGGGGTTCCCACGGAGATTATGAAGTAATAACATTATCTCCTTCATCTGTCCAGGAATGCTTTGATTTCACAGTAGAAGCCTTCAACCTTGCAGAGAAGTACAGAGTTCCAGTAATGGTAATGGGCGATGAGATCGTGGGGCACATGAGAGAAAAAATCACGATATCTGAACACGTTGACATCACCCCACGTAAAATGCCGCAAGAGACTCCTGAAAAGTTTTTACCGTACAAAGCAGACCCAAACGGAACTCCAGCTATGCCTGCATTTGGTGATGGTTATAAACTTCACATAACCGGTTTAACTCATGATGAAAGGGGTTATCCTGATGCTTCAGATCCTCAGACTCATTCAAAGCTGGTGAACAGGCTCTGCGACAAGATCCTGAAAAACAGAGATGAAATCGGAAGGATAAAAACAACATTCACTGAAGATGCAGATATAATTGTGATTTCATACGGTGCACCTTCAAGATCTGCTTTAACAGCTGCTAAAAAGGCAAGAGAAACGGGTATAAAAGCAGGATGCATAAAAATTGACACTGTCTGGCCTTTCCCGGAGGAAAAATTGATAAAAGCCACAGAAAATGCTCAAAAAATTATTGTGGCCGAATTAAATTTGGGTCAAGTATTTTATGAGGTTCAAAGGGTTTTAAGGGATAAAGATGTTGTATTGCTCTCAAAGATAGGTGGAGAAATGCAACTTCCTGAAGAGATACTTGAAAAGATAAAATCTGTTTGAGGCAGATAATTGATATGCAGATAATTGATTATATGGGATATTAAGGAGTTTAACAAAGATTAAATTCTTTATAATATGCAAAATCCAAAAAAAATGGATATAATTTTAATTTAAATAATTTAAGGGAAATCTATCCAAAACAGTGAATTTAAACGAATTTATTGCCTTTGAAAGATGATTCAATTAAAAAAAATTTAATAGAAGATCTTAAACTAATTCGAAATTTCCATTTCAAAATTTCATAATCAAGAAATTAACCTCATAATCACGGAATTAACCAGTTGTAATTTTAAAATTGAAACATGATCGAAACATGATCTTACAATACGGAGATGAAAAAAGATGGATAAAAGGAAAGAGAGTCGTTTTATGAAGTACCTCAGGAAAGAAAGGCTTCCACACATCTTTTGTGCTGGATGTGGAAATGGGATCATCATGAACACTTTCTTAAATGCCATGGAGCTTGCAGAAATTGATTTTGACAACTTAGCATTGGTCTCGGGAATAGGCTGTTCCTCAAGGATACCAGGTTATTTGAAGTGTGATTCATTGCATACCACCCATGGGAGACCAATATCATTTGCAACAGGGCTTAAGCTTGCAAATCCGGATTTGGATGTTGTGGTATTCACTGGAGACGGTGACGCAGCCGCAATAGGGGGTAACCACCTCATTCATGGGGCAAGAAGGAACATAGACATCACTGTCATATGTATAAACAACAACATTTATGGAATGACTGGTGGTCAAATAAGCCCAACCAGCCCTAAGGGTAGTTATGGAAGTACAGCACCTTATGGGGCTCTTGAACGACCTTTTAATCTTTCAGAACTTGTAAAAGCTGCAGGTGCAACCTATGTTGCAAGATGGACTACGGCCCACCCGTTAATGCTTTCATACGCCATAAAAAGCGGCCTAAAAAACAAAGGATTTTCATTTGTGGAAGCAATTTCACAGTGTCCAACTTACTTTGGACGTAAAAACAAGATGAAAACTCCAATTGAAATGATGCAATGGTTTAAGGAAGCAAGTGTCTTTAAAAAAGTGGCAGAGGAAATGGATGAAAGTCAGCTTGAAGGAAAAATTGTTATTGGCGAGTTTCAGAATAAAGAAGGGCCTGAATTTTCAGAAAGACTATGCAATCTCATTGGAGAAAAATGCGCAACTGGCAAGCCGTCATCCATTAGATCAGCTTATGAGGGGGATTAAAATTGCGTAAAGAGGTAAGAATAGCAGGATTCGGAGGTCAGGGAATAATACTGGCAGGGATTGTCATTGGAAAAGCTGCCGCACTACACGATGGCATACACGCAGTTCAAACACAATCCTACGGTCCTGAAGCAAGAGGAGGAGCTTCAAGAACAGAACTTGTTATAAGTGATGAGGAAATAGATTATCCCAAAGTTCAAAGTCCAGATATACTCATCGCAATGTCTCACGAGGCACTAATGGCATATCTGGATGATCTAAAGGATGGGGGAATTCTCATAATAGATCCTGATATGATCGTTGAGGAAGAGGTGCTCCCATTTGTTACAGAACACAATATAAAACTTTACAGGGCACCTGCAACCAGAACTGCCGCAGAAAAATTAGGCTTAAACATCGTTGCAAACATCGTGATGGTTGGGGCTATAACGAGGATAACAAAGATAGTATCAGAGGAAGCAGCCCGTAAATCTGTAGCGGAAAGTGTGCCACAAGGAACGCAGGATAAAAACCTCGCTGCATTTGATGCTGGAGCAGCACTGGCTGATGGGGAGGTTTAACCTTGAAAATTCATGAACACGTAGCAAAGGAAATATTTGGATGGGAAGGAATATCAGTACCACAAAGTCAGATTGCAGAAACTTCCCAAGAAGTACAGGAAGTAGCAGAGAAACTGGGTAAACCCGTTGTACTGAAATCTCAAGTTCTTGCAGGTGGAAGAGGCAAAGCAGGAGGCATAAAATTTGCAGATAATCCTTCTATGGCTTATAAAATAGCAGAAGAACTTTTTGGATCTGAATTAAAGGGGGAGATTGTTGATAAATTGTTGGTCGAGGAAAAACTTGACATAAAATCAGAGTTTTATGTGAGTGTTGTGATGGACAGATCAGCTAAAAAACCTTTAATAATGGCAAGTTTAGAAGGTGGTATGGATATAGAACAGATAGCCAATAACACCCCTGATAAAATTGTTAGATATTATTTGAATCCCCTTGATGAGTTTCTGCCTTACCAGGCAAGGGAAGTTGCCAGAAAAATGAGAGTTCCAAATAATCTAATTTCAAAGGTTGGATCCGTAATCTGGAAGTTATTCAATGTTTTCAAGAAATACGATGCCACAATAGCAGAGATAAACCCTCTGGTACTCACTGATAACGGGGTCATGGCGGCTGATGCAAAGCTCGAAGTTGATGATGATGCAATTTACAGACAAAAAAAGCTTGCAAAACTAGAAAATGTCCAGAAAGATGAGTTTGCATATGTGAAACTTCCAGGTGACATAGCTGTGATTGGAAACGGTGCAGGCCTCACATTGAGTGGAATGGACATGCTAAAACTTTACGGTGGAGAACCAGCCACTTTCCTTGATATAGGTGGTGGATCATCTCAGGAGAACATTTCAAAGGCAATTAAACTTGTAATATCTAATGAAAACGTTAAAGTTGTCTTTTTGAATGTTTTAGGCGGAATAACGAGGGCAGATGATGTTGCACGTGGTGT
Proteins encoded:
- the sucC gene encoding ADP-forming succinate--CoA ligase subunit beta gives rise to the protein MKIHEHVAKEIFGWEGISVPQSQIAETSQEVQEVAEKLGKPVVLKSQVLAGGRGKAGGIKFADNPSMAYKIAEELFGSELKGEIVDKLLVEEKLDIKSEFYVSVVMDRSAKKPLIMASLEGGMDIEQIANNTPDKIVRYYLNPLDEFLPYQAREVARKMRVPNNLISKVGSVIWKLFNVFKKYDATIAEINPLVLTDNGVMAADAKLEVDDDAIYRQKKLAKLENVQKDEFAYVKLPGDIAVIGNGAGLTLSGMDMLKLYGGEPATFLDIGGGSSQENISKAIKLVISNENVKVVFLNVLGGITRADDVARGVLDVLNVSQRNVPIVIRLTGTNEDEGQRILAEAGLSFETSMEEAAQKAVKICKSLS